The genomic DNA ATTTTTACAGTACTGATTGTGCAAAATGTTTTGCCGATTTGAAGTACAGCGTTGCTCGAACTTCGATTTATGAATCCAGCGAAGGCGCGCATGCTTTAAAGCTTGCGTCCTCTGAACATCTGGCTCCCGTTTTCTTGATGTGGCCGTCACGCAGTTTTGTGGTTGATGTCACTTGCAATGAAAATGGAACTGCGGAGGTTCCGTTGATGGATGGTAGTGCGCTTCCGTTCTTTTTGGCGCTTCGCAAGAATGTGGGCGTTCCCGAAGAACTCGCGTTTTATGATGCTCCGGTGCATGCTGCGTGGGATTTGTTCCGCACGGATCGCCATGATTCCAAACCTTACGGTTCTGTGAAAATTACACCGAGCGAAGCTTTCGAAGTGGAATATGTTTTAGATCGCAACGATGGCGAGAGGCGTTTTACGTCCGCGGCTAGCGTTTCGATTTATTCGGCAGAACATTTGTACAATGTTTTTGCTGCGAGAACTTTTATCTTGAAAAACGAATTTGACGAAGCCCGCAAAGCAGGTTTGCTTGGTGGGGTGGATTCTTCCTGTGGGTTGTTGCTCGATGATTCTGCGGAGGCTAATGTTTCGTTCAGAGTTGCCGATGAACCTGCTCGTCATAAAATCCTCGACCTGTTGGGAGACCTTTGCTTTATGAAGCCTAAGCTCCCGAAAGTTCGTTTGGAAATCATTAACGGTGGTCATTTGAGCCACAGAACAATCTTAGAAAAGGTGTTGCCTTATGCTTTATAATGAAGAACAAGTTCATGCCCTCCTCCCTCAGAAGGCTCCGTTTGCTTTCGTAGATGAAATTCTCGAAATCAACGAAGGTGACCAGCCGTCTATCGTTGCTGTGTGGCACGTGACCGGAAAGGAAAAGTTCTTTGATGGTCATTTCCCGAACAATCCGGTGCTTCCGGGCGTGATTCAGATTGAATCCATGGCTCAGGCTGCTACGCTTTTGACGATGATTGCTAGAAAGACTGATGTCAATGGTAAGCGCCCGGCATTCATGGGTGTCGAAAACTGCCGTTTCCGCGCTCCGGTGATTCCGCCGCAGGATTTGACTCTCAAGGTGACGCTTTTGATGTCTCGTCATGGAATTTATAAGTATTCCGGAGAAATTTATCAAGGCGAAACACTTATTTGCAAGGCGGATTTTAGCGCAGCGATGGTTTAAGTGTTATGACGCGGACTGATGATAAATTGAATGTTTTGATTCTTGCGGCGGGGCTTGGCACAAGGCTAAGGCCGTTGACGAATGAAATCCCGAAACCATTGGTTCGCGTTTATGATAAAAGCATTCTCGAAATCCAGATGGAACGGGCGAAGTCTCTCGGAGATATTCGCCTGCATGCCAATGCTCATTACTTGGCGGAACAGATCGTTTGTGAAGGCGAACGCCTTGGTTTTGAACGAGTTTGGGAAGAACCCGAAATCCTTGGAACGGCAGGACCCTTGCGCCGGATTTATGCGGCGGGGTATCGCGGCGGTCTCTTGATTATGAATGGTGACGCGTATTGTAATTTTGACTTGAAAAAGTTTGTTGCAAATGCACGTGCCGCATATGAGGCGGGGAAGGCTGATGGCTCGAATCGCTGTGAAGTGGCTCTCTTGGCGGTTGATTTCCCGAAGGTGAACACGTTCCGCGTGGGTGCAGATGGTTGCCTTGTGGGCGTTGCCGGACGATTCGGAAGCGAAGATGGTTTGGCGGCGACATTCTCTGGAATCTCGTGGTACAGCGATGAAGCTCTTGCTAGAATCCACGATGGTGAATTCGATATCCGTGAATTTTGGAAGCAAGAAATTGCTGCTGGCCGTGCGCCGTTCGTTGATATGTCGCAGTTGCATGCAACGTGGATTGATATGGGATCGCCCGAAGGCTTGATGGCTGCGGTGGATGCCCGCAAACAAGAACTTGGCCGTGAAAAAAACGAAGCGGTTGTAGAACCTGGCGTGAATGTCCCCGCTTCTGCAAGAGTTGTTCATTCTGTTTTATATAAAGGTGCTGTAATTTCTGAAAACGAAGTCGTTCAGGATGAAATTCGAGGGAAAAATTTCTTCTGGCAAATTCCTCCTAACCACTAAACACTAACCACTGTCTACTTCCTACTTCCTACTTCCTACTTCCTACTTCCTACTTCTTACTATCCTATGCGTAAATTTAGAGTTGTTTTAGTAGAACCGGAACATCCACACAATGTGGGGTTTGTCGCACGTGCCATGCACTGCTATGCATTGCCGGAGCTTTATATTGTTTATCCCAAGCGCGATAAGGTTTTGGATAAATCTTACCATACGGCTGCTAATAGCCATGACATCTTGGATAACGCTAAGGTCGTCCACAAGTTTGAAGATGCTATTGGCGATTGCTCTTGTGCGGTCGCTTATAGCCGCCGTATTTTTGCAAGCTCCATCAAGCATACGATGGTGCAGAATTTGTCTGACATGCTTCCGGAAGATGGAACGATTGCGCTTGTGTTCGGTCGTGAATCTTGCGGCCTTGCGCTTGAAGAAGTAAATGCTTGCACGTACCAATGCGAAATTCCGGTGCCGGGACTCATGAGCTTAAATTTAGGACAAGCTGTTTCGATTAGCTTGTACGAGCTTTGCCGTTCCGGGGCTCTCGCGAATGGCGAGGGCCGCGCGAAGCGCACAACGCGAGGCGTTGCCGAAACGGGTCCTGCAACAATCCAGCAGATTGATGGCTTCAAAAAGTTCCTCGACCGCTATTTGACTGGCCAATACCACGACCAAGCTTGGCGCGACAGTTTCCTCAACACGCTTTTGCAGCGCTTGCACCCGACGCGCAACGAACTTTCGGCGCTGTTTGGACTCTTGCGCAATTTGGCAGGCAAGCCTGCTCGCTTGGAACATGCCGCTGAAAAAGCTGCCAAGCAAGCCGCGCAAAATGCAGAAGGGAAGGATTCGTCGAAATCCAAGTGACGCTTAACGCCGGAGATTTGACATGTACGAAATATTGCCATACAGCCCGGAAATAGAAAAACGTTGGGATCGTTTTGTAATGAATGATTCCGTGAACGGTACATTTCTCCAAACGCGTAAGTTTTTGAATTATCATCCCGAAGGCCGATTCACGGACGCTTCGTTCTTTGTGGAAAAGAGCGGTATTGTTGTTGCCGTTGTTCCGGGCTGTAATGTAGATGGCAAGTTTGTTTCGCATCAAGGTTCAACTTTTGGTGGCCCTGTCATTTCAAAAGATTTTTATTCTGGCCACAAAATTCTTGAAATTATCAAAACTATTGACGATTATATTGTTCGAAATTTCAAGGGCGTAAAGTTAAAACCGACTTCTTCGATTTTTGCAACGATGCCAACGGATCTGCTTGATTATGCTTTGGAACATTCGGGATTCTGTCGCCATACGGAACTGAGCTGTTATACGCCGCTTGCTAAAAATATTGATCCGCTTGAAGCCTGCAAACGTGAATGTCGCCACAACTTTAAACAAACTGAAAAGCTGAACTTGACCTACGGCGAGATTCCTGATAGCGAAATGGAACAATTTTACGATTTTCTCGTGCTGTCAAAGGCTCGTCATAATACGACTCCAGTTCATTCTT from Fibrobacter succinogenes includes the following:
- a CDS encoding GNAT family N-acetyltransferase: MYEILPYSPEIEKRWDRFVMNDSVNGTFLQTRKFLNYHPEGRFTDASFFVEKSGIVVAVVPGCNVDGKFVSHQGSTFGGPVISKDFYSGHKILEIIKTIDDYIVRNFKGVKLKPTSSIFATMPTDLLDYALEHSGFCRHTELSCYTPLAKNIDPLEACKRECRHNFKQTEKLNLTYGEIPDSEMEQFYDFLVLSKARHNTTPVHSLAELRDLKQRFPSEILFRGVWLNNENGQDRVYLSGMMIFVFNQAKVFHFQYLAPDDSKRDTNATTALFVNAMREAAETGYEKFSWGISTENGGDYLNENLYRFKESFGALPCVNARYEK
- a CDS encoding UDP-3-O-acyl-N-acetylglucosamine deacetylase, translated to MKKDSRKIPQPWEFNSASLSYGKANVKIEVQERNPQLEPRVEWRVGGRHFYSTDCAKCFADLKYSVARTSIYESSEGAHALKLASSEHLAPVFLMWPSRSFVVDVTCNENGTAEVPLMDGSALPFFLALRKNVGVPEELAFYDAPVHAAWDLFRTDRHDSKPYGSVKITPSEAFEVEYVLDRNDGERRFTSAASVSIYSAEHLYNVFAARTFILKNEFDEARKAGLLGGVDSSCGLLLDDSAEANVSFRVADEPARHKILDLLGDLCFMKPKLPKVRLEIINGGHLSHRTILEKVLPYAL
- a CDS encoding sugar phosphate nucleotidyltransferase, whose amino-acid sequence is MTRTDDKLNVLILAAGLGTRLRPLTNEIPKPLVRVYDKSILEIQMERAKSLGDIRLHANAHYLAEQIVCEGERLGFERVWEEPEILGTAGPLRRIYAAGYRGGLLIMNGDAYCNFDLKKFVANARAAYEAGKADGSNRCEVALLAVDFPKVNTFRVGADGCLVGVAGRFGSEDGLAATFSGISWYSDEALARIHDGEFDIREFWKQEIAAGRAPFVDMSQLHATWIDMGSPEGLMAAVDARKQELGREKNEAVVEPGVNVPASARVVHSVLYKGAVISENEVVQDEIRGKNFFWQIPPNH
- the fabZ gene encoding 3-hydroxyacyl-ACP dehydratase FabZ — its product is MLYNEEQVHALLPQKAPFAFVDEILEINEGDQPSIVAVWHVTGKEKFFDGHFPNNPVLPGVIQIESMAQAATLLTMIARKTDVNGKRPAFMGVENCRFRAPVIPPQDLTLKVTLLMSRHGIYKYSGEIYQGETLICKADFSAAMV
- a CDS encoding RNA methyltransferase, whose protein sequence is MRKFRVVLVEPEHPHNVGFVARAMHCYALPELYIVYPKRDKVLDKSYHTAANSHDILDNAKVVHKFEDAIGDCSCAVAYSRRIFASSIKHTMVQNLSDMLPEDGTIALVFGRESCGLALEEVNACTYQCEIPVPGLMSLNLGQAVSISLYELCRSGALANGEGRAKRTTRGVAETGPATIQQIDGFKKFLDRYLTGQYHDQAWRDSFLNTLLQRLHPTRNELSALFGLLRNLAGKPARLEHAAEKAAKQAAQNAEGKDSSKSK